The Rubripirellula amarantea genome includes the window CGAAGAGTCTGACAGACCCCATCGAGATCGTATTGCGACCTACGCAATCGTATACGGCAACTCTCGTTGATGTCGATGGAAACGTGATCGCAAATCGCAACGTGGCCGCGAGGATTCAGATGAAGGACATCCAAGAGGTTGAAAAAGTCAGTGCAAGGGGGCGCATCGACTATCCATCGTCGTTCTTAGCTTTCAACAAGCGAGGTGAAACAAATGACAAAGGTGAGGTGACCTTCTCAGGCTTGCCAACTCGACTGCCCATTTCTTTTTACTCAGAGGGACAAGAGTGGCCGGTGGGCGACGCGTACTTGGAACCAGGTGAGCAGCGGAAACGGGCGACTTGGAAATTTGAACGTGTCGACGCAAAAAAATCCGTAGCGACAACGTCGAACATCGAGCGTTGGGAAAATACGCTGCGAAACGGCCAACTGGGAGGCTATCACTCGTTGCTGGTCGTACAAAACAATTCGAACGAGGTCGAGCGATTCGTCAGCGATTATCTGACGCGTGCGCGCAAAATGCCAATTGCGGCTCGTTTCATGACGATGACGTACGACACGGGAACCGGGGATGCTGAATTTGAGTCCAAGTTAAGCGTCAAGAAGCCGAGCGATGGCGCTGTGACTGTGATTGCTTACAACCTCGCCGGATCCGAAGTCGACCGCATAACGTTTGTGGTGAATGATGCAAATAGCGTTAAGCACTTGGACAAATTTCTAAATGCGAATGCCCCGGCGACCATGAACGTGCAAGAAGCTTGGGATCAGGCATTTGCTCTGGCGAAGCGAACGGATCGTCGAGTCTGGGTGCGAATTGGTGGCCGATACTGTGCCCCGTGCTACACCTTGTCGCGATTGCTGGACGAACATTCGCAATCGTTGAGTCAGGATTTTGTGATGTTAAAGCTCGACGATGCTGATCGCACCAGCCAGCCGGAAATCTTCGATCGCCTGTTGCAGCAAGCGTGGCCCGGTATCCCATTTCATGTGATCTTTGATGCCAACGGCAAGCGGCTTATCGATAGCAATGGGCCGATGGGGAATATCGGATCACCATCTAGTTTTGAAGGTGTCAAGCACTTCTCAAGGATGCTTGAAGTCGGTCGTCGGCGAATGACGGACAAAGAAATCAACGCTTTGATTTCTAGCATCGAACGATCTTGATCGCATGATCAGCGATGCGGGCAAAGAGTTGGCTTTGCGATGCGGTGACGGGGGTTGAAGGGTTCCGTTAGATGAATGCTCGTTGCTCGTTGCGATGTGGCTGGTGTGGAGCTTTGGTCGCTCGGCGAATCTTGTTGTCGCCCGCCTGATCTATGAGAACAAGTTGTGCGAAAAGGCGGTCGCGGCACCTCCGTTTGAAGGTCCGACGAGATACCGTACACTTTTCGAGGGAACGATGGGGCGAAGGTTGTGACTGTGGCGATGGTGTGCCTGGGCAAACTTTCATGAACGTCATTGGAGATGAAGTTCATGAGTCGCGGGTTGGCACTCGGTTCGTTTCGCGCTGAATCGTTTAGCGCTGAGTCGTTTGGCGCTGAGTCGATTCTTCTCAGCGGCACCGCTTGGGCAACTTAGGTCAATTATTAAAACATTTACAAGGGAAGCACTATGTCACGGATCATCGCATTTGCAGGAAGTACCCGGGTTGGCTCCTATAACAAGATGCTTTTGCGAGCAGCGGTGGAGAATGCGCGACGCGCCGGTGGTGAGGTCACTCACGTTGATCTTCGTGACTATCCAATGCCACTTTACGATGGTGATCTTGAAGAATCGGAAGGCCAACCGCCGCACGCGACCGAGTTGTACGAGATGATGAAGGAGCATCAGGGGCTGTTGTTGGCGTGTCCGGAATACAACAGTTCGATCACGGGTGTTTTGAAAAACACGATTGATTGGGTGTCACGACCGCGTGACGGCGACCCACCGATGGCTGCGTTCGCGGGGAAGACTGCCGCTCTGATGAGTGCTTCGCCCGGTGCCCTGGGCGGACTTCGAGGCCTAGTGCATGTCCGTGCCATTCTGGGAAATATCGGCGTCACGGTGATCGCCAATCAAATTGCGGTGCCACGGGTGATGGACGTGTTCGATGACACCGGAACGTTGGTCGATGCTCGAACGGCGGAGAAGGTTGCCGGACTCGCAAAGGAACTTGTCGAAACCACCAACAAACTGCATGGATAGACGTCGACCGTCGTGGGGAAAGCTGGCTTGTGTCTCGGTTTGTATCTGTGGGCAACTCGTTGATTTCTATGGTGATCATCACCGCGGAATGAAGAATCAAGTTTTTCAGGTTTGCCACTGGTATTCAACTGTTTACCGGGCTCGGTTTTGAGTTATCCTGGCCATCGCATTTGCGCCAGTGCTTTCGCATCAGCGAACAGGAGTGGTGTCTTGTCTCTCCTCAAGCGAAGGTTATAGGGTGATCTCGATTCTTTACGTTATTCGAGCGACGCGGTGCTGGATTGCTTTA containing:
- a CDS encoding NADPH-dependent FMN reductase; this encodes MSRIIAFAGSTRVGSYNKMLLRAAVENARRAGGEVTHVDLRDYPMPLYDGDLEESEGQPPHATELYEMMKEHQGLLLACPEYNSSITGVLKNTIDWVSRPRDGDPPMAAFAGKTAALMSASPGALGGLRGLVHVRAILGNIGVTVIANQIAVPRVMDVFDDTGTLVDARTAEKVAGLAKELVETTNKLHG